The genomic interval CCTCTTCAGTGGCCTTCTTGAAGTGGTCACGGATCAGATCAACCGCCATGCCACCGTGGTTAGCGTAGATGAGACCGAACGCGTAAAGGGAACCGCCCTGGCTGTAGACCGAGCCTGACCCTCCAACACCAGCAATGTGCTCTCGGGGCAGGTATGGCTGTAGAAGCTTTTGGCCCTGGCTCAGGTTTCCACGGTGGATCACACCCAGAGCAGCAGTGGCTGTGAACTTGGACCAGTTCACGGCTTTCCCAAGCCACTCCAGGTTATCGCGGAAGAACTTATCGTGGGTGGTGCCAGCGTGCATGAAAGCATTCGAAAGGGTGACTGCCgtgtggaagatggagttGCGAGCCTCCAGGCTGTCACGAATCTTGTTCAAAATCGCAATATCGGCCTTGTTATTCCGATACAAGAACTCCAGGTTGAGCTGAATAGAtttcttgccatccagaaTCGCCAGAATACTCTTAAAGGCAGAAAGCGAGTCATCCAAAAGGTtctcgtcgccatctcccGAAGGCCTTGACGATTGCCCTTGGTCCTCAAGCAATGGATCGGATTCCGTGGGCTCTCCATCATTCTCgttgttctccttctcgttctcgGGCACAAGCTCGGCAATCTCCTGACGGACCTTCTGGAGGAACTCCTGGGTGCTATTGTCGTACAGGTCGAAAGAAATCTGGTAGGCGACAGCCAGAGACCGAGAATCACCCTTCTCAACCAGCTGACGGAGGATAACGGAGGCCATCGAGTGCTCGTTAAGGTAGACAACACATTTCGCGATCGAGAAGTAGTCAGGGGAAGGGATTTCGTTCAGCAGTTCCAAGATAAGTTTCAAAATCTGCAAAGAAGGTCGTCAGGACAAGTTACCCCAATAGAAGGGGGTGTAGGTGAACAAACCTCATTCCGGAAACCCCGTTCCTGGACAATACCCATGCAGATATCCAAGACATATTCCAAGAGCTCTTCACTCCGCCGAGATTCAccctgctgcttcttctcgtcctcaCTAGCACGGATGATGGCCATGCGCAACACATCCAAGCTCTTTGCCTCAACCGCAATCCCAATCACTTGGCGATAGCGCTTCTGGCGGAAGCACTCCTCAAACAGGCTCTCAATCACTGCCTGCAGCTGGCCCTGGACGCCACGCTTCAACACAAGGGGTGTGTCCGTATGCTGGACGCTGGCGTCATCGCCTCCGGAGTGTGCAGCGTCGATACCGGGCACCTCTTGGCGGGACAACAATGACTTGGAGGGCAGGGCGGATTTCGAGAATGGTGTGATTGGAGAGGTAAGGCTGGCTGATGTGCTCGTGGCGCCCTCACCCGATGCCGGGAACGCGGTGTTCAGGTTGGCTGGCTGGTCGCCGCCGGCCGGCCGCTGGGCCGCAGAAAGGGAGATAAAAGTATCGACACATTTGGCTGCATCAAGTTAGCGACTGGACAGGCCCGAAACAATTAGAAGTGACGAGGCCCATCTTACCAATGATCGTCTCCTCGTACTCGCCACCGTGATCTAGCTTGAACAGCTTTCCGGCGCCCAGGGCAAGGACCATGCTCTCATTGTACTCCTGGAGATGATAATATACCTTCGAGGCGACTAGAGCGGCCAGTTCACGTTCGGGGAATGATTCATCTTCGTAGAGAGCCTCACTAGATGGATGCCGTCAGCACGGTCCCTTGGACTCGGCAGCAGGGGTATCTCATCCAAGCAGACGCAAAGGACGCGACGAGGCCAACATATCCGTCAGGAAGGGCAAACTTACATCTCAGGAACAGCGTTCACCACTTCAGTCCAGAGCAGGTCGACCTGAGCGTCTAGTGACTTGAGCGCAAAGACCTTCAGCTCTGGGTCAGGCTCCGACAGGAAGCCGACCAGGCCGGCAGCTGAAGCAATTCCGACCATGGTTATTGTAGGAGATGTCCCGTGTGACAAGCTCTTGGGTTGGGTTGGAACAGAGCGGCTCCGGTGGTGCAGGGGTGATGAAGCGACGTCAACGGGGAGAGCTCCGGGGGAAAACGGCGAGTCGGCCCAAAGCACGGATCAAGTGAACAGGGAGCGGTTAAGATCCCGTAGTAGAAAAAGGATGGCCCAAAGACAGCGAATGATCAAAGGAATGGGACCGAATGGATGGGTTGTGGAGagagcaggagctggaagagcagaAGCTTCCAGGCGCGCGCGACAACGTCAACCGCAGCTGACTGATTCACCGAGTCACGTGCGATGACGCCTGACCTGCATCAGCTGCACCGGCAACAACATTCACTAAGTCGTGTCTGAGTGCCCGGAGGGAGTACGTTCCTCGACATTGCACTTCTGCGTCCTGCCCACGATGTCCCGCCTGTTTGGAAGAGAAAGTCTCATAACAGACCCCGAAGCATCACACCATGGGGATTCCCTGCAACGCATCCAACGCCAACAGCGCGACATCCATCGCCGACTGCAGGGCCTGATTAATGCACAATCCAGCGCTCTGCTCGCCCCCGATCCGACTAATCCCGATTCCCCTTCTCCCACCCCAGAAACTACCGAGGAAAGAACCTTCACACCCGCTTCCTCTATAACGAGCTCGTCCATACCTCCAGCTCCTATATCGGGCACCCGGCGCGGACATGCAAAGACGACACTTGAGATTGCCCGGGATGGAATCGTTCGCCACATCGACAAGTTgttggagctggaagaggacgaaCGGCGCATCCTGAGGCAGCACCTGTTCTCTACGGAACGGGCGCTCGACGACATTGATGAGTTCAaccagaagaaagacgggTTGGAAAAAGCCATCTCTGATAtccatgacgaagaagagagccaGCGCTCGAAACGGCTGCAAGAGGAGGCCCAGACCCTAGAGACTGACATTCAGGAACTGGAGACCAGATTGTACGCTATGAAAGTCAAGCATAAGCAGATGGTCAACGAGATCTCGAGCATCAATAATTCGGTTGACGCTAAGCTGTCTTCCTACACAGAGTCATTGTCGCTCCTCCAAGCAGAGATGCGAGAGTTTCTCGTCCACCCTCCCAGCGAACCATTGAATGGATTCGAGAACAACGTCCCATTCTACTCGTTGCAACCCAAACGCCGCACGCTCCCCATGGCGGAAGAATATTTCAGCAATGAATGGACAGGCCTGGAAACCAAAACACAGAATATTGAAAAGGAGATAATGGCCTTGCAGCAAGGGGGCAGTGCCTGGAGTGAGGTCGTGACCGAGGTGACCGGGTTTGAGAAACGTTTGCGGACCAGCATGCGTCGTTATATGCGGACAGATATGTACGCTGAACTGGATGAAGCCGAAAAGGCCAAGTCCAGGAACGAGCTGATTGACAGTGTCCTGGGGGATCTAGCTAAAACCACGCAATTTGTCGACCATGTGATGA from Penicillium psychrofluorescens genome assembly, chromosome: 5 carries:
- a CDS encoding uncharacterized protein (ID:PFLUO_007950-T1.cds;~source:funannotate), with the translated sequence MSRLFGRESLITDPEASHHGDSLQRIQRQQRDIHRRLQGLINAQSSALLAPDPTNPDSPSPTPETTEERTFTPASSITSSSIPPAPISGTRRGHAKTTLEIARDGIVRHIDKLLELEEDERRILRQHLFSTERALDDIDEFNQKKDGLEKAISDIHDEEESQRSKRLQEEAQTLETDIQELETRLYAMKVKHKQMVNEISSINNSVDAKLSSYTESLSLLQAEMREFLVHPPSEPLNGFENNVPFYSLQPKRRTLPMAEEYFSNEWTGLETKTQNIEKEIMALQQGGSAWSEVVTEVTGFEKRLRTSMRRYMRTDMYAELDEAEKAKSRNELIDSVLGDLAKTTQFVDHVMNLAEKKGWNLVICCVGAELTALQQARSKLRKAFGLPLRENAPVESPRQERDGHSVLDETPDSLGVDNPDSPDDLLKDRDPPHTDSRSEDDEADPPADLLKDGELHHTESRSEDDEPDPSWLLSES